A single window of Eisenibacter elegans DSM 3317 DNA harbors:
- a CDS encoding acetyl/propionyl/methylcrotonyl-CoA carboxylase subunit alpha, whose product MPPLSLSSYFPKVLIANRGEIALRIIRTCRRYGIRTVAVYADDDRRAPFVRQADEAVALQGHSAAETYLNIPKIIAAAKRTGAMAIHPGYGFLAENAAFAQACQAAGLTWIGPSAAAITQMGSKITAKQLAAQLGVPCVPGYEGSAQDLPALQAAAQALGFPLLIKAAAGGGGKGMRVVQQAADFEAALLAVQQEARSAFGDEAVLLERYLPKVRHIEVQILGDVQGTLLHLGDRECSVQRRNQKLVEEAPAPNISPQARHTLHQAALALGRGLGYTNAGTVEFVLDEDENCYFLEVNTRLQVEHPVTEAITGLDLVALQLLVAAGEPLPFAQEDICFEGHALECRLCAEDPLQDFAPSIGQIQSIYFPTDLQGLRVDSGFGEGDGVGVHFDSMLAKIITHAPNRQQALGQMAYALERSQLIGLAHNLGLLHQICTHQRFREGTVHTRWLEQSPELLDGLRPSAAQTFEALAALCLYRCQQRRQQHPPLLPYLRSGWRNNPDSHPTESFRLDEEEYTLEYQWLDDHHRRLQLRCEKLSPDSLVIEDWQLHSHTLHYSHEGLRRYIALATLSPEIRYHLCKPPHQWVVQLVPALPEPLSQQQGGTYNAPMPGEVQQVFVQAGQTVVAGEPLLVLYSMKMQNTLYAHEAGQVTEVWVQAGQLVEAGAPLLVIGEAS is encoded by the coding sequence ATGCCTCCCTTATCTTTGAGTAGTTATTTTCCGAAAGTACTCATTGCCAACCGAGGGGAGATTGCCCTGCGCATTATTCGCACCTGCCGCCGTTATGGCATCCGCACGGTGGCTGTATATGCCGACGATGACCGTCGAGCGCCTTTTGTGCGTCAAGCCGACGAGGCGGTCGCGCTCCAAGGCCACAGCGCTGCCGAGACCTATCTCAATATCCCCAAAATCATTGCCGCCGCCAAACGCACGGGAGCGATGGCTATCCACCCGGGCTATGGTTTTTTGGCCGAGAACGCGGCCTTTGCCCAAGCTTGCCAAGCCGCTGGGTTGACTTGGATAGGCCCCAGCGCAGCGGCTATTACTCAAATGGGCTCCAAAATCACGGCCAAACAGCTTGCCGCCCAACTGGGCGTTCCCTGTGTTCCGGGCTATGAGGGCAGCGCCCAAGACCTTCCGGCTTTACAAGCTGCCGCCCAAGCGCTGGGCTTCCCGCTGCTGATTAAGGCTGCCGCCGGAGGTGGAGGGAAGGGGATGCGGGTTGTCCAACAGGCGGCTGACTTTGAAGCCGCCCTGCTGGCCGTACAACAAGAAGCCCGCAGCGCTTTTGGCGATGAGGCCGTATTGTTGGAGCGCTACCTGCCCAAGGTGCGCCATATCGAAGTCCAAATTCTGGGCGATGTACAGGGGACACTCCTCCACCTCGGCGACAGGGAATGCTCCGTACAACGGCGCAATCAAAAGCTGGTTGAGGAGGCACCCGCACCCAATATCTCCCCCCAAGCGCGCCATACGCTCCATCAAGCGGCGCTCGCGCTAGGGCGCGGGCTGGGCTATACCAATGCCGGAACGGTGGAGTTTGTACTGGACGAGGACGAAAACTGCTATTTTCTCGAAGTCAATACACGCCTACAGGTGGAGCATCCCGTAACGGAGGCCATCACAGGGCTCGACTTGGTAGCCCTCCAACTGTTGGTCGCCGCCGGCGAGCCGCTGCCATTTGCCCAAGAGGACATCTGCTTTGAAGGCCACGCCCTTGAGTGCCGCCTCTGTGCCGAAGACCCTCTACAAGATTTTGCCCCCTCTATAGGGCAAATACAAAGCATCTACTTCCCCACAGACTTACAAGGGCTGCGGGTTGATAGCGGCTTTGGAGAAGGGGATGGTGTAGGGGTACACTTTGACTCGATGCTGGCCAAAATAATCACCCACGCCCCCAACCGCCAACAGGCTCTTGGGCAAATGGCCTATGCCCTAGAGAGGAGTCAACTTATCGGGTTGGCACACAACCTCGGCTTGCTGCATCAGATTTGCACCCATCAACGCTTTCGCGAGGGGACGGTGCATACCCGTTGGCTGGAGCAAAGCCCTGAGCTGCTTGATGGTTTGCGCCCCAGCGCCGCCCAAACCTTTGAAGCCTTGGCAGCCCTGTGTCTCTACCGTTGTCAGCAGCGCCGCCAACAGCATCCGCCATTGTTGCCATACCTGCGCAGCGGCTGGCGCAACAACCCCGACAGCCACCCGACCGAAAGCTTCCGCCTCGATGAAGAGGAGTATACACTTGAGTACCAATGGCTCGATGACCACCATCGCCGTCTACAGCTCCGCTGTGAGAAGCTCTCCCCTGACAGTTTGGTTATAGAAGATTGGCAGCTCCACAGCCATACCCTGCATTACAGCCACGAGGGGCTGCGTCGCTACATCGCCCTAGCTACCCTTAGCCCTGAGATACGCTATCACCTCTGCAAACCTCCCCATCAATGGGTGGTACAGCTCGTTCCGGCCTTGCCCGAGCCGCTGTCGCAGCAGCAGGGAGGCACCTACAATGCCCCTATGCCCGGCGAAGTACAGCAGGTGTTTGTACAAGCAGGCCAGACGGTAGTGGCGGGTGAGCCTTTGTTGGTGCTCTACTCTATGAAGATGCAAAACACGCTCTATGCCCACGAGGCCGGACAAGTAACCGAAGTATGGGTACAAGCAGGGCAGTTGGTCGAGGCTGGAGCGCCTTTGCTGGTCATTGGTGAAGCGTCTTAA